From Acinetobacter lwoffii, a single genomic window includes:
- a CDS encoding helix-turn-helix domain-containing protein: MNYSENDSPIYIASVIGERLKRIRLNQDMTQAEIANKAWISRRAVLNAEKGDVRLVELIAILGALNMLGNLDQLIPEVSFSPIQLLKLKGKVRKKASGNNKRTQKLVIKTAKPELDW, encoded by the coding sequence ATGAATTATTCCGAAAATGATAGTCCGATATATATTGCGTCAGTAATAGGTGAGCGCCTAAAACGCATCCGATTGAATCAAGATATGACACAAGCGGAGATTGCTAATAAAGCTTGGATTAGTCGGAGAGCTGTCCTTAATGCGGAGAAAGGCGACGTTCGACTAGTAGAGCTGATCGCTATTTTAGGTGCGCTCAATATGTTGGGTAATCTAGATCAATTGATACCTGAAGTATCATTTTCACCGATACAGTTGCTTAAGCTCAAAGGTAAAGTTCGCAAAAAAGCCTCAGGTAATAATAAACGAACTCAAAAACTGGTTATAAAGACCGCAAAGCCAGAATTAGATTGGTGA
- a CDS encoding transposase, translating into MIRRIKHASTATCTLPIYMGFLMTEPNSISCTQLAETYNISHDSVNRFLEREDYTPHDLYQESIQHIDNNKLIVSIDDTVLDKPYSQHMDLVSYFWSGKHHRSVKGINLITLYATDQNGQNIPINFRIYDKSESKTKNDYFMDMLSEVLSWGAKIQFITGDSWYSSTGNLKTIRKYGIRFMFGIDCNRKVSPEKGQWFQLRLLPDFHQGQVVWLKDFGFVQLFKTQLKEQQRFYIVHQDEDDLLSFEGFHELHSSHWKIEQYHRVIKQVCHIEKFQVRRSKLILNHIFSALMAYVEIQKNQFERIFENIYRWQKKLFRPMIKNFIDDFILDKNHLLPQRIYK; encoded by the coding sequence GTGATCAGACGAATTAAACATGCTTCTACAGCAACTTGTACATTACCCATTTATATGGGCTTTCTCATGACAGAACCGAACTCTATTAGCTGCACACAACTTGCCGAGACTTATAATATCTCGCATGATAGTGTAAATCGCTTTCTAGAGCGTGAAGACTACACACCTCACGACCTATATCAAGAATCAATTCAACATATTGATAATAATAAACTTATAGTCAGTATTGATGATACTGTTTTAGATAAACCATATAGTCAACATATGGACTTGGTTAGCTATTTTTGGTCAGGCAAACACCACCGATCCGTCAAGGGTATTAATCTCATTACCTTGTATGCGACAGATCAAAATGGTCAAAATATTCCAATTAATTTCCGAATTTATGACAAATCTGAAAGTAAAACCAAGAATGATTACTTTATGGATATGTTAAGTGAAGTACTCAGTTGGGGTGCAAAGATTCAATTTATTACAGGTGATAGTTGGTATTCATCGACTGGAAATCTAAAAACCATAAGAAAATATGGTATTCGATTTATGTTTGGTATCGACTGTAACCGTAAGGTTTCCCCAGAAAAAGGACAATGGTTTCAACTGCGTTTATTGCCAGATTTCCATCAGGGTCAAGTGGTCTGGCTCAAAGATTTTGGCTTTGTACAATTATTTAAGACTCAGTTAAAAGAACAGCAGAGGTTTTATATTGTGCATCAAGATGAAGATGATTTATTGTCCTTTGAAGGTTTTCATGAATTACATTCAAGTCATTGGAAAATAGAGCAATATCACCGGGTGATTAAACAAGTTTGTCATATTGAAAAGTTTCAAGTAAGACGATCTAAACTGATTTTGAATCATATTTTTTCAGCCTTGATGGCCTACGTTGAGATACAAAAGAACCAGTTTGAGCGGATCTTTGAAAATATATATCGTTGGCAGAAGAAATTATTTAGACCAATGATCAAAAACTTCATTGATGACTTTATTCTCGATAAAAATCATCTGCTACCACAGAGAATCTATAAATAA
- a CDS encoding type I restriction endonuclease subunit R, which produces MRSDATLETIFQKDIIAQMQSHGWLVGSGIGYNREKALYEQDVLDFVQKTQDKEWQKFKNIFPNDTERHFLDTVVAQLKKADINATDVESRSYGTLGVLRHGIRTRGVRFSFCQFKPEHGLNPELNQRYQQNICRVVPELVYSPYTSKAELEATGKQAKKWRIDLVLFINGFPVATLELKSEFKQAVQNATTQYRKNRLPKDPETNKPEPLLMFKRGALVHFAVSQYEVYMATHLNGDSTYFLPFNKGTKDQGAGNDVPEDVNEYATGYLWNEVLTPDSLLNILGNFIHLQIEEKEDWEGRKYKKESLIFPRYHQWKVVNNLVQDSLAEGTGQKYLIQHSAGSGKSNSIAWTAHQLSSLYDANNKKMFDSVIVVTDRTILDAQLQDTIYQFEHADGVVGRINNKEGDGSKSEKLAKALEMAQPIIIVTIQTFPFVLRAIENSTSLKERKYAVIADEAHSSQSGSTARQLKETLMIEEREEDEQLSSEDVLDAVMASRKGSANLSFYAFTATPKDKTLQLFGRLPDPSMPPSKTNIPVAYHVYSMRQAIEEGFILDVLKNYTNYKVIYKLKQKIEEKDAQVDAKKAKTKLNQWVRLHDHNISQKVHIIIEHFKKNIMGLLGGQAKAMVVTSSRKEAVRYKQAFDKYIAEQNYANIQAMVAFSGDVEFNANDADSSHLLGQKFTESNMNPNLKGREMRKAFDSDDFQVMIVANKFQTGFDQPKLCAMYVDKKLGGVECVQTLSRLNRTYPGKAESGTFVLDFFNDPQDILDAFQPYYQTAELADVSNPDQVYDLFEKLKAAGIFLWTEVEQFVEAFYSKNKSSAALANICKPALQRWQMRYKQAIYDYDVTKNRLERCKQTGDAVLIANAENEFAEAKKARDALEIFKKDLGSFTRFYEFMSQIVEYDDQELEKLSLFARNLRPMLREQAADEDEIDLSNVAMSHYRLSKLRQQDIQLKADSTEHKLEPGNDLGTAKAKDKKEDFLSVILSRVNEIFITDKLTDKDMINYVHTVADKMSENVRMMKQIQNNTREQAMLGEFDTALDDAVLDSNEAHAEQMTQLMSDPAKMRQFAHIIYDVLVSKEKDLRS; this is translated from the coding sequence ATGAGATCGGATGCAACTTTAGAAACTATCTTCCAGAAAGATATTATTGCGCAAATGCAAAGCCATGGTTGGCTTGTTGGTTCAGGTATAGGCTATAACCGTGAAAAAGCTTTGTATGAACAGGATGTTTTAGACTTTGTGCAAAAGACCCAAGACAAAGAGTGGCAGAAGTTTAAAAACATCTTCCCGAATGATACCGAACGCCATTTTTTAGATACCGTGGTGGCTCAGCTTAAAAAAGCTGACATCAATGCCACCGATGTCGAATCTCGCAGTTATGGCACATTGGGCGTATTACGGCATGGTATCCGTACCCGTGGGGTACGTTTCTCATTTTGCCAGTTTAAACCTGAGCATGGCTTAAACCCTGAACTGAATCAACGCTATCAGCAAAACATCTGCCGTGTCGTGCCTGAACTGGTGTATAGCCCATATACATCCAAAGCCGAATTAGAGGCAACAGGCAAGCAAGCCAAAAAATGGCGGATTGACCTGGTGCTGTTTATCAATGGCTTCCCTGTGGCAACTCTGGAGCTCAAGTCCGAGTTCAAACAGGCTGTGCAAAATGCCACGACACAGTACCGAAAAAACCGACTGCCCAAAGACCCTGAAACCAATAAGCCTGAACCGTTGCTGATGTTTAAACGCGGTGCATTGGTGCATTTTGCGGTAAGCCAGTATGAAGTCTACATGGCGACGCATTTGAATGGTGACAGCACCTACTTCCTGCCATTTAACAAAGGCACTAAAGATCAAGGTGCAGGTAATGATGTGCCTGAAGATGTCAATGAATACGCCACAGGCTATTTATGGAATGAAGTCTTAACCCCGGATAGCTTGCTGAATATTTTGGGTAACTTCATTCATTTACAGATTGAAGAAAAGGAAGACTGGGAAGGGCGCAAATATAAAAAAGAAAGCCTGATTTTCCCCCGTTATCACCAATGGAAAGTGGTGAATAACTTAGTTCAAGATTCATTGGCAGAAGGCACAGGGCAAAAATACCTGATTCAGCACAGTGCCGGTTCAGGGAAATCCAACTCGATTGCATGGACGGCGCATCAACTATCCAGTCTGTATGATGCCAACAATAAAAAGATGTTTGATTCGGTGATTGTGGTGACAGACCGAACCATTCTGGATGCACAGCTTCAGGATACGATCTACCAGTTTGAACATGCCGATGGCGTCGTGGGGCGGATTAACAATAAAGAAGGTGATGGCTCTAAATCCGAGAAACTAGCCAAAGCCTTGGAAATGGCGCAGCCGATCATTATTGTCACCATTCAGACCTTCCCGTTTGTACTGCGTGCTATTGAAAACAGTACCAGCTTAAAAGAACGTAAATACGCCGTCATTGCCGATGAAGCCCATTCATCGCAAAGCGGTTCCACGGCGCGTCAGCTCAAAGAAACCCTGATGATTGAAGAGCGTGAAGAAGATGAACAGCTTTCTTCTGAAGATGTACTCGATGCAGTGATGGCATCACGTAAGGGCAGTGCAAACTTAAGCTTCTATGCCTTTACTGCAACACCAAAGGATAAAACCTTACAACTGTTTGGGCGCTTGCCCGATCCAAGTATGCCGCCGTCTAAAACCAATATTCCTGTGGCATACCATGTCTATTCCATGCGCCAAGCGATTGAAGAAGGCTTTATTCTGGATGTACTCAAGAATTACACCAACTATAAAGTCATCTACAAGCTCAAGCAGAAGATCGAAGAAAAAGATGCTCAGGTCGATGCCAAGAAAGCCAAGACCAAGCTGAATCAGTGGGTACGCTTACACGATCATAATATCTCGCAAAAAGTGCATATCATCATTGAGCATTTTAAGAAAAATATTATGGGTTTACTCGGTGGGCAAGCCAAAGCCATGGTGGTGACCAGTTCTCGTAAAGAAGCGGTACGCTATAAACAAGCCTTTGATAAATACATTGCTGAACAGAACTATGCCAACATTCAAGCCATGGTGGCATTCTCAGGCGATGTAGAATTTAATGCCAATGATGCAGACAGTAGTCATCTGTTAGGTCAGAAATTTACTGAAAGCAATATGAATCCGAATCTGAAAGGTCGTGAGATGCGTAAGGCATTCGATAGCGATGACTTTCAGGTGATGATTGTAGCGAATAAATTCCAGACCGGCTTTGACCAGCCGAAACTGTGTGCCATGTATGTCGATAAGAAATTGGGTGGCGTGGAATGCGTACAGACCTTATCGCGCTTAAACCGTACCTATCCGGGTAAAGCGGAGTCAGGCACCTTTGTGCTCGACTTCTTTAACGATCCACAAGACATTCTCGATGCTTTCCAACCGTATTATCAAACGGCAGAACTGGCGGATGTATCCAATCCCGATCAGGTTTATGATCTGTTTGAAAAGCTGAAAGCCGCAGGTATTTTCCTCTGGACTGAGGTAGAACAGTTCGTTGAGGCCTTCTACAGCAAAAATAAATCCAGTGCAGCCCTCGCGAACATCTGTAAGCCAGCTCTACAGCGTTGGCAGATGCGTTATAAGCAAGCTATTTATGACTATGATGTCACCAAGAACCGTTTAGAACGCTGTAAACAGACAGGTGACGCCGTACTGATAGCCAATGCTGAAAATGAGTTTGCAGAAGCGAAGAAAGCCCGTGATGCTCTGGAAATCTTCAAAAAGGACTTAGGTAGCTTTACCCGTTTCTATGAGTTTATGTCTCAGATCGTGGAGTATGACGATCAAGAACTTGAGAAGCTCAGTCTTTTTGCGCGTAACCTACGCCCAATGCTGCGTGAACAAGCAGCAGATGAAGATGAGATTGATCTGAGCAATGTGGCGATGAGCCATTACCGCTTGTCTAAGCTTCGTCAGCAGGATATTCAGCTTAAAGCAGACAGTACTGAGCATAAACTTGAACCTGGGAATGATTTGGGTACAGCCAAGGCGAAAGACAAGAAAGAAGACTTCCTGTCAGTGATTTTAAGCCGTGTGAATGAGATCTTTATCACGGATAAGCTGACCGATAAAGACATGATTAATTATGTGCATACCGTGGCAGATAAGATGTCTGAGAACGTACGGATGATGAAGCAGATCCAAAACAATACCCGTGAACAAGCGATGCTCGGTGAGTTTGATACAGCATTGGATGACGCCGTATTGGATAGTAATGAAGCTCATGCGGAGCAAATGACACAGCTCATGAGCGATCCTGCAAAGATGAGGCAGTTTGCGCATATTATTTATGATGTGTTGGTGAGTAAGGAAAAGGATTTAAGAAGTTAA
- a CDS encoding Abi family protein produces MKSFNKPAKTFAEQIELLKARGMQFANEQQAQFYLEQINYYRLGAYWLPFEDTHSPHCFKPETSFEQVLELYVFDRELRLLILDAIERLEVAVRTRFAYELAHRHGCHAYLQGQYFKPTFRWQSLLESLKTEVSRADEVFIEHYKHTYDEPELPPIWATCEVMSFGQLSKWYQLLAPIQTRKAISSHFDCDETQFEGLLQHFVYLRNTCAHHSRLWNRKFTKTIAKPRSKPIGLRVQCNFEHSNSAERKIYNSLVFLLYFMDKIAPQHTWRKRLIDLLLTHHNISKTAMGFPEDWQSYPVWQIEP; encoded by the coding sequence ATGAAATCTTTTAACAAGCCTGCCAAAACTTTTGCTGAACAAATCGAATTATTAAAAGCGCGTGGCATGCAATTTGCCAATGAACAACAGGCACAATTTTACCTAGAGCAAATCAATTATTATCGCTTAGGTGCCTATTGGCTTCCATTTGAAGATACCCACTCACCACATTGCTTTAAACCAGAGACCAGTTTTGAACAGGTTTTAGAGTTATATGTTTTTGATCGTGAATTAAGGTTACTCATCCTGGATGCCATAGAACGCCTGGAAGTTGCCGTTCGGACCCGTTTTGCCTATGAATTGGCACATCGGCATGGTTGTCACGCCTATCTGCAAGGTCAGTACTTTAAACCCACCTTTAGATGGCAAAGCTTACTCGAATCACTGAAAACTGAAGTGTCCCGCGCAGATGAAGTCTTTATAGAACACTATAAACACACCTATGATGAGCCTGAATTACCACCAATCTGGGCCACCTGCGAAGTCATGAGTTTTGGTCAACTGTCCAAATGGTATCAGCTCTTGGCACCGATTCAGACACGTAAAGCCATTTCCAGTCATTTTGATTGCGATGAAACACAGTTTGAAGGCTTATTACAGCATTTTGTCTACTTAAGAAATACCTGTGCTCATCATTCAAGACTATGGAACCGCAAATTCACCAAAACCATCGCCAAGCCACGCAGTAAACCGATAGGGCTTCGGGTGCAATGCAATTTTGAACATAGCAACTCGGCAGAGCGAAAGATTTATAACAGTCTGGTATTTCTGCTTTATTTCATGGACAAAATCGCCCCGCAGCATACATGGCGTAAACGTCTGATTGATCTACTTTTGACACATCACAACATATCAAAAACAGCGATGGGCTTCCCTGAAGATTGGCAAAGCTATCCAGTTTGGCAAATAGAACCGTAA
- a CDS encoding IS3 family transposase (programmed frameshift) has protein sequence MTRRPRRNHSNDFKAKVALAAIKAEKTLAELSAEFDVHQNQIIDWKNQLISASSQAFDQSKAPAEPPIDLKKLHAKIGEQALEIGFFRRCVEETGPLQPQKLIDDSLQISVSKQAKLLKVSRGCYYYRPKPVSASDLKLMRCIDELHMQYPFAGSRMMRDLLNRQGHHIGRRHTRTLMKKMGINALYRKPNLSQANQAHRKYPYLLKGLNIQRSNQVWATDITYIPMAKGFVYLCAVIDWYSRKVLAHSVSISMEVAFCIETLNEAIEKYGRPEIFNTDQGSQFTSDAFIEVLKSNDIQISMDGKGRWVDNVMIERLWRSVKYEEVYLKAYSNVLDAKKQLNAYFEFYNLKRPHSSLDKMTPDEFYYDQLPQQNKVA, from the exons ATGACACGTAGACCAAGAAGAAATCATTCAAATGATTTTAAAGCTAAGGTAGCACTTGCTGCGATTAAAGCAGAAAAAACACTTGCTGAATTGAGTGCTGAATTTGATGTTCATCAAAACCAAATTATTGACTGGAAAAATCAATTGATTTCGGCTTCCTCGCAAGCCTTCGATCAATCAAAAGCTCCAGCAGAACCACCCATTGATCTAAAAAAACTACATGCAAAAATCGGTGAGCAGGCATTAGAAATTG GATTTTTTAGAAGGTGTGTTGAAGAAACTGGGCCGCTTCAACCACAAAAGTTAATCGACGACTCACTTCAGATTTCAGTATCTAAGCAAGCTAAGCTACTGAAAGTCTCCCGTGGTTGTTATTACTATCGCCCAAAACCTGTGAGTGCATCAGATCTGAAGCTGATGCGCTGTATTGATGAATTACATATGCAATACCCTTTTGCAGGTAGCCGTATGATGCGTGATTTATTGAACCGTCAAGGACATCATATAGGACGACGTCATACACGTACTTTAATGAAAAAAATGGGCATTAATGCGTTATATCGTAAACCAAATCTAAGTCAGGCCAATCAAGCTCACCGTAAATATCCATATCTGCTCAAAGGATTGAATATTCAACGGAGTAATCAAGTGTGGGCAACGGATATAACGTATATCCCTATGGCAAAAGGCTTTGTCTACTTATGTGCTGTGATTGATTGGTACAGCCGTAAGGTGCTTGCCCATAGCGTATCGATTAGTATGGAGGTTGCATTTTGTATAGAAACATTAAATGAAGCTATTGAAAAATATGGTCGACCTGAAATCTTTAATACAGACCAAGGCAGTCAATTTACCAGTGATGCGTTTATTGAAGTGTTAAAATCAAATGACATCCAAATCAGCATGGACGGTAAAGGTCGTTGGGTCGATAATGTGATGATTGAACGATTATGGCGGAGCGTTAAATATGAGGAGGTTTATCTCAAAGCCTACAGCAATGTTTTGGATGCGAAGAAGCAATTAAACGCATATTTTGAATTTTATAATTTGAAACGACCTCATTCGAGTCTGGACAAAATGACTCCAGATGAGTTTTACTATGACCAGCTACCACAACAAAATAAGGTAGCTTAA
- a CDS encoding restriction endonuclease subunit S, producing MAKYEKYAEYQDSGLEWLGSIPSHWEVWKLNHFAPIITCGVAATPEYKNEGIPFLSAQNVKKKKVDLTKGYKFISQEKHNELTRNRKPQKGDILLSRVGTIGEGCIIDVDFEFSIFVSLTHLRLIQLVCVNEFFIYLTESSYVKALHGAVTLVGGGVGNLNVNDLREYLLPIPQLSEQQSIVNFLDHETAKIETLIAKQEKLIELLKEKRQAVISHAVTKGLNPDVSMKDSGVEWLGEVPEHWTVKPNKYLLDFVTSGSRGWAQYYADTGSLFFRIANLTRDTIEPKLESLQFVEPPQGSEGERSKIKVGDLLISITADLGSVCVADTSIGNGYVSQHIALCRPQKLYDSRWLAYYILSDTAKEQLLGSGYGGTKIQLSLEDIKELVVVVPSQEEQREIANYIDDKLNQFEHLINQAYKFVGTLRERRIALISSAVTGKIDVRNWQHPNEAKTGISS from the coding sequence ATGGCTAAATATGAGAAATATGCTGAGTATCAAGATTCAGGCTTAGAATGGCTAGGTAGTATTCCTAGCCATTGGGAAGTATGGAAATTAAATCATTTTGCACCAATTATTACATGTGGTGTTGCTGCTACTCCTGAATATAAAAATGAGGGTATTCCGTTTTTATCAGCGCAAAATGTCAAAAAGAAAAAAGTTGATTTGACTAAAGGCTATAAATTTATATCCCAAGAAAAACACAATGAACTTACACGTAATAGAAAACCACAAAAAGGTGACATTCTCTTAAGCCGAGTGGGTACTATTGGTGAAGGCTGTATTATTGATGTTGATTTTGAATTTTCTATCTTTGTAAGTTTGACTCACCTACGACTAATCCAACTGGTTTGTGTAAACGAGTTTTTTATTTATTTAACTGAATCAAGTTATGTCAAAGCCTTGCATGGAGCAGTTACCTTAGTAGGTGGAGGAGTTGGAAACCTAAATGTTAATGATTTGAGAGAGTATTTATTGCCGATACCTCAATTGTCTGAGCAACAAAGCATAGTTAATTTCCTCGACCATGAAACCGCAAAAATTGAAACTTTAATTGCTAAACAAGAAAAGCTGATTGAACTGCTTAAAGAAAAGCGTCAAGCAGTGATTAGTCATGCAGTGACCAAAGGTTTAAATCCTGATGTCAGCATGAAAGATTCAGGTGTGGAATGGTTAGGGGAAGTGCCTGAGCATTGGACAGTCAAACCCAATAAATACCTTTTGGATTTTGTTACAAGTGGTTCTCGTGGATGGGCACAATATTATGCTGATACAGGATCATTATTTTTTCGTATAGCTAACTTAACACGAGATACTATCGAGCCTAAATTAGAATCTTTACAGTTTGTTGAACCACCACAAGGCAGTGAAGGTGAACGATCAAAGATTAAAGTCGGTGATTTACTTATTTCTATTACGGCAGATTTAGGTTCTGTTTGCGTAGCAGATACATCTATTGGAAATGGTTATGTTAGTCAGCATATTGCATTATGCAGACCACAAAAATTATATGATTCTAGATGGTTGGCATATTACATATTATCTGACACTGCTAAAGAGCAACTTTTAGGCTCAGGATATGGCGGTACTAAAATTCAATTGAGCCTAGAAGATATTAAAGAACTCGTTGTTGTAGTTCCTTCTCAAGAAGAGCAAAGAGAAATTGCTAACTATATTGATGACAAATTAAATCAATTTGAGCATCTCATAAATCAAGCATATAAGTTTGTGGGTACATTAAGGGAACGCCGTATAGCTCTTATTTCATCTGCGGTGACAGGCAAGATTGATGTTCGTAACTGGCAACACCCCAATGAAGCCAAAACGGGGATAAGCTCGTGA
- a CDS encoding class I SAM-dependent DNA methyltransferase produces MTNNNFSQVAAFIWSVADLLRGDFKQSQYGRVILPFTLLRRLECVLEDSKADVLAANEKVKLMPLPEEAKEKMLLKATNGLSFFNTSELDLGSLGQKDIRSNLNTYIQNFSKDAREIFEHFKFDEFIGLLDDANLLYKVVQYFSDPKIDLSPKNISNHEMGLVFEELIRRFAEGSNETAGEHFTPRDIVRLTTGLVFSKDDDVLSGDGIIRTIYDPTAGTGGFLSSGSEYVYEHNPDAVMRVFGQELNPESYAICKADMLIKGQDVRNIKLGNTLSNDQLAYEKFDYMLSNPPFGVDWKKIESDIKDEHEQKGFEGRFGAGLPRVSDGSLLFLMHLISKMRNKDDSTAQGSRIGIILNGSPLFTGSAGSGESEIRRYILEADLLEAIIALPTDMFYNTGIATYVWVLSTKKETQRKGKVQLIDGSNLYSKMRKSLGSKRNEMSEDDIAMITRSYGDFEVTDARELDKPTEVKSNRGRQSANPKNEAAKTFSSKIFNSYEFGYRRVTIERPLRLSAQVSDDAVASLRFAPKPFNAVMQKVYAQYATTWTEDSYGQLDEFEVEIRALIKAEFSELKEKDIKTVLEPKLWLEQRLLMRKAESLQTKIGTAQCDDFNAFDDVLKQALKDANVKLETKEKKQFIDAITWKNADAEPVVNKVVKGAENPLYGQFSYKGKVVEFVQDGDLRDAENIALDPSQSTTDLIESYFKREVQPHVPDAWINADKRDAQDSEIGIVGYEIPFNRHFYVYEPPRDLSEIDADLDAVSREIMALLQEVHS; encoded by the coding sequence ATGACAAATAATAATTTTTCACAAGTAGCAGCTTTTATCTGGTCGGTGGCAGATTTGCTGCGTGGTGACTTCAAACAATCGCAATACGGTCGTGTCATTCTCCCATTTACGCTGTTGCGCCGTTTAGAGTGTGTACTTGAAGACAGTAAGGCAGATGTATTGGCAGCCAATGAAAAAGTGAAACTCATGCCGCTGCCAGAAGAAGCCAAAGAAAAAATGCTGCTAAAGGCAACCAATGGCCTGTCATTTTTTAATACCTCCGAGCTGGATTTAGGCAGCCTGGGTCAAAAAGACATTCGTTCAAACCTCAATACTTATATTCAAAACTTCTCCAAAGATGCACGTGAAATCTTTGAACACTTCAAGTTCGATGAATTTATTGGTCTCCTGGATGATGCCAATTTGCTTTACAAAGTCGTTCAATATTTTTCAGATCCTAAAATTGATCTCAGTCCAAAAAATATATCTAACCATGAAATGGGCTTGGTGTTTGAAGAGCTGATCCGCCGTTTTGCTGAAGGTTCAAATGAAACTGCAGGGGAACACTTTACCCCACGTGACATCGTTCGTTTAACCACAGGTCTGGTATTCAGTAAGGATGATGATGTGCTGAGTGGTGACGGTATTATTCGGACCATTTACGATCCTACGGCGGGTACGGGTGGGTTTTTATCCTCAGGTTCGGAATATGTCTATGAGCATAACCCTGATGCGGTAATGCGCGTTTTTGGGCAGGAGTTAAACCCAGAGTCTTATGCGATCTGTAAAGCGGATATGCTGATTAAAGGTCAGGACGTGCGTAATATCAAATTGGGTAATACGCTATCCAATGACCAGTTGGCCTATGAGAAGTTTGACTACATGCTATCGAATCCGCCATTTGGGGTGGACTGGAAAAAGATCGAATCAGACATCAAAGACGAGCATGAGCAAAAAGGTTTTGAAGGTCGTTTTGGTGCAGGCTTGCCACGTGTATCGGATGGTTCTTTGCTGTTCCTGATGCATCTGATCAGCAAGATGCGCAATAAAGACGACAGCACGGCGCAAGGCAGTCGTATTGGTATTATCTTGAATGGTTCGCCGTTGTTTACAGGCAGTGCGGGCAGTGGTGAAAGTGAAATCCGCCGTTATATTTTAGAAGCAGATTTGTTGGAAGCGATTATCGCGCTACCCACCGATATGTTCTATAACACCGGTATTGCGACCTATGTTTGGGTACTCAGCACCAAAAAAGAGACTCAACGTAAGGGCAAAGTACAGCTGATTGATGGGAGTAACCTGTACAGCAAAATGCGTAAGTCGCTTGGCTCTAAGCGTAATGAAATGAGCGAAGATGATATCGCGATGATTACCCGCAGTTATGGTGACTTTGAAGTGACGGATGCACGTGAACTGGATAAACCTACAGAGGTTAAATCTAATCGTGGTCGTCAATCGGCTAATCCTAAAAATGAAGCTGCTAAAACCTTTTCTAGCAAAATCTTTAATAGCTACGAGTTTGGCTACCGCCGTGTGACCATTGAGCGTCCATTGCGTTTATCTGCTCAGGTGAGTGACGACGCCGTCGCATCGTTACGTTTTGCACCGAAGCCTTTTAATGCAGTGATGCAAAAAGTGTATGCGCAATACGCTACAACGTGGACAGAAGACAGCTATGGTCAGCTTGACGAGTTTGAGGTGGAAATCCGTGCGCTGATTAAAGCTGAATTTAGCGAGCTGAAAGAAAAAGATATCAAGACCGTGCTTGAGCCAAAACTGTGGTTAGAACAGCGTTTATTGATGCGTAAAGCTGAAAGCCTGCAAACCAAGATTGGTACAGCGCAATGTGATGACTTTAATGCCTTTGATGATGTACTAAAGCAAGCGTTAAAAGATGCCAATGTGAAGCTTGAGACTAAAGAGAAGAAGCAATTTATTGATGCCATTACCTGGAAGAATGCTGATGCTGAGCCAGTTGTGAACAAAGTGGTGAAAGGCGCAGAAAATCCGCTATATGGTCAGTTTAGCTATAAAGGCAAAGTGGTTGAGTTTGTACAGGATGGTGATTTGCGTGATGCGGAGAACATTGCCCTTGACCCAAGCCAAAGCACCACCGATTTAATCGAGTCTTACTTTAAGCGTGAGGTGCAACCGCATGTACCTGATGCATGGATTAATGCCGATAAGCGTGATGCACAAGATAGCGAAATAGGCATTGTGGGTTATGAAATTCCGTTTAACCGTCACTTTTATGTCTATGAACCGCCACGTGATTTAAGTGAGATTGATGCAGATTTGGATGCAGTCAGCCGTGAAATTATGGCTCTTCTGCAAGAGGTGCATTCTTAA